A window from Candidatus Nitrospira neomarina encodes these proteins:
- a CDS encoding class I SAM-dependent methyltransferase: protein MFTWFNGKHDFLQYVTQIKSYQLEAERYLSSQNEVSGYCAVCRGVRKFTVNAGVYFGLLPNLREGLVCECGLGNRNRLIYSAIALESANYADVQMAILERTSVLFQRLQEIYPGIIGSEYIGKDVQGGTMHTACGISVRHESITGLSFSSCSLDVIVHNDVLEHVFDYKKALEELYRVLRKGGTLIFTCPFFFRLDREIQKARILADGSLELLMEPEYHGDPINPQGALTFYHYGWGLLDDLILCGFRDVRVGVNYDVFSGLVSNNHPEYEYGNMLPIIIRAVK from the coding sequence ATGTTTACGTGGTTCAATGGAAAGCATGATTTCCTTCAATATGTAACTCAAATTAAATCGTATCAACTCGAGGCAGAGCGCTATCTTTCTTCGCAAAATGAGGTTTCCGGGTATTGTGCCGTATGTCGGGGGGTAAGGAAATTCACGGTAAATGCTGGAGTCTATTTCGGACTTCTCCCTAATCTCCGGGAAGGGTTGGTCTGTGAGTGCGGGTTGGGAAATCGCAATCGCCTGATCTATTCGGCCATTGCATTGGAGTCGGCAAATTATGCCGATGTGCAGATGGCTATATTGGAGAGAACCTCTGTGTTGTTTCAACGTCTTCAGGAAATCTACCCGGGGATTATCGGATCTGAATATATAGGAAAGGATGTCCAGGGTGGAACTATGCATACGGCGTGCGGAATCTCCGTCCGACACGAGTCTATTACGGGGTTATCATTTTCATCATGTTCGCTTGATGTCATTGTTCATAATGACGTGCTTGAGCATGTCTTTGACTATAAAAAAGCGTTGGAAGAACTTTATCGGGTTCTGAGGAAGGGTGGAACTCTCATTTTTACCTGTCCCTTTTTCTTCAGGCTTGACCGGGAAATTCAAAAGGCCCGGATCCTGGCTGATGGATCTCTCGAGTTGTTGATGGAGCCAGAATACCATGGTGATCCCATTAACCCTCAGGGGGCATTGACGTTTTATCACTATGGCTGGGGATTGTTGGATGATTTAATCCTGTGCGGTTTTCGCGATGTCCGTGTCGGTGTCAATTACGATGTGTTTTCTGGATTGGTCTCGAATAATCATCCCGAGTATGAATATGGCAATATGCTTCCCATCATTATTCGTGCGGTGAAGTAG
- a CDS encoding phytanoyl-CoA dioxygenase family protein — protein sequence MVNLAEQPVSARGEMGALWLDLPDAEQEAVSRAARYPSHYPRLAKEMITEGFTILKGVIEPGLCDAVVSDYQRYLETNKGYANQYIDAKGRHHRLVNFHMSSENAMKIGCHDEIMRVLDYLFGYKAGIYTSLTFEYGTEQPIHRDAPFFHTFPVNYFVGAWCALEDIEPDAGPLMYVPGGHRFPCDQHAIYKRVREANPDQPDDWLVRHALEAYYGEVMTRSGAIGATKQAVLQKGDVAIWHPQLPHGGAPAVNPQRTRRSVVFHCAPETLQVYQHDVFFQFEDPGFPPPRYAFGSYQGRNYALAGETAFQ from the coding sequence ATGGTCAATTTAGCTGAACAACCGGTAAGCGCGAGAGGTGAGATGGGGGCCTTGTGGCTGGACCTGCCTGATGCGGAACAGGAGGCTGTATCACGAGCCGCTCGGTATCCTTCGCACTATCCCAGGTTGGCCAAGGAGATGATCACCGAGGGATTTACCATTTTAAAAGGGGTGATTGAGCCCGGTCTTTGCGATGCGGTGGTCAGTGATTATCAACGATATCTTGAAACCAATAAGGGATATGCCAATCAGTATATCGATGCCAAGGGGCGCCATCACAGATTGGTGAATTTCCATATGTCCTCCGAGAATGCCATGAAAATCGGATGTCACGATGAAATTATGAGGGTATTAGATTATCTCTTCGGGTATAAAGCCGGCATTTATACGTCGTTAACCTTCGAATATGGCACCGAGCAGCCCATCCATCGTGATGCCCCTTTTTTTCATACCTTTCCTGTCAACTATTTTGTTGGCGCCTGGTGTGCCCTGGAAGACATAGAGCCTGATGCCGGTCCATTGATGTATGTGCCTGGAGGTCATCGATTTCCTTGTGATCAGCATGCGATTTATAAGCGGGTTCGTGAGGCAAATCCTGATCAGCCGGATGATTGGTTGGTGCGCCATGCTCTCGAAGCCTATTATGGGGAAGTGATGACCCGATCAGGAGCCATCGGAGCAACGAAGCAGGCTGTGTTGCAAAAGGGCGATGTCGCCATTTGGCATCCTCAACTGCCTCACGGTGGTGCCCCTGCAGTCAATCCACAGAGGACTCGGCGAAGCGTGGTATTTCATTGCGCACCGGAGACCTTACAGGTCTATCAGCACGATGTCTTTTTTCAGTTTGAGGACCCCGGGTTTCCTCCACCACGTTATGCCTTCGGATCCTATCAGGGCCGGAATTATGCTCTCGCAGGGGAAACCGCATTTCAATAG
- a CDS encoding glycosyltransferase, with protein MGTFVDFVGVAKQAVRHHGGITMVFRRLWQVLAFEGFLGLKKKVRQLLANRKAFASSDESDGMIQLETAPNIEKHSSSLRAVLAPGALLLGHPYEVLGMGEHVRLSAAACSAAEVPFGIRNVQGEYGIHLADIHQDFPFMDKISRTGAYRANVFHINADEMGNAQIHLGKDLFAGRYNIGYWAWELSHFPEAWCPSLQLVDEVWAPSRFIEQAIADKTASPVIRMPLAVEFPEPNGVRREAFGLPEDRFLFLFFFDFTSYVHRKNPQAVIRAFLQAFPDLSDTRVGLVIKMNGMGLRPKEYQAFLESIDCEDPRIILLDKVLTDRETKSLVKLCDCFLSLHRSEGFGRGLAEAMYLGKPVIATGYSGNLDFTNAHNSCLVDYRLIPVGDQEYPFAKGQKWADPDIEHAVWFMKRVVNEPHYAQTIGQHAADFIKTHHSPLAVGTKYRARLAALKIV; from the coding sequence ATGGGTACTTTTGTAGATTTTGTGGGCGTGGCAAAACAGGCTGTTCGTCATCATGGAGGAATCACCATGGTGTTTCGACGTCTGTGGCAGGTGTTAGCCTTTGAAGGATTTCTCGGACTGAAGAAAAAAGTAAGGCAATTGCTGGCTAATCGAAAGGCCTTCGCGTCCAGTGACGAATCGGATGGGATGATCCAATTGGAGACAGCCCCCAATATTGAAAAACATTCCAGTTCCCTGAGGGCTGTCCTTGCCCCTGGCGCCCTTCTATTGGGCCATCCCTATGAAGTGCTTGGTATGGGGGAGCATGTCCGATTGTCTGCCGCGGCATGTTCAGCGGCGGAAGTCCCATTCGGTATTCGAAATGTTCAGGGAGAGTATGGCATCCATTTGGCCGACATCCACCAGGATTTCCCTTTCATGGATAAGATTTCCAGAACTGGAGCCTATCGGGCCAATGTCTTTCACATCAATGCGGATGAGATGGGAAATGCTCAAATTCACCTGGGCAAGGACCTTTTTGCGGGTCGGTATAATATTGGATATTGGGCATGGGAGTTAAGCCATTTTCCCGAGGCGTGGTGTCCGTCGCTTCAATTGGTGGATGAAGTTTGGGCTCCTTCTCGATTTATTGAACAGGCCATTGCCGATAAAACGGCTTCCCCGGTCATCAGGATGCCCTTGGCCGTGGAATTTCCAGAGCCCAACGGTGTGCGCAGGGAGGCCTTCGGATTGCCAGAGGATCGATTTTTGTTTCTCTTTTTTTTCGATTTTACCTCCTATGTCCATCGAAAAAACCCGCAGGCGGTCATTCGGGCTTTTTTGCAGGCTTTTCCCGATCTGTCGGATACGCGAGTCGGATTGGTTATTAAGATGAATGGCATGGGCTTGCGTCCAAAGGAATACCAGGCGTTTCTTGAATCCATTGATTGTGAGGATCCTCGAATCATCTTGCTGGATAAGGTGTTGACTGACCGGGAAACCAAGTCCCTGGTCAAGCTGTGCGATTGTTTTTTGTCCCTGCACCGGTCAGAAGGCTTTGGCCGCGGGCTGGCGGAAGCCATGTATCTCGGGAAGCCGGTGATTGCGACCGGCTATTCGGGGAATCTTGATTTTACCAACGCCCACAATTCGTGCCTGGTTGATTACCGGCTTATTCCAGTCGGGGACCAGGAGTATCCGTTTGCCAAGGGGCAGAAATGGGCGGACCCTGACATTGAGCATGCGGTGTGGTTTATGAAGCGAGTCGTCAATGAGCCGCATTATGCGCAGACAATTGGTCAACATGCGGCGGACTTTATTAAAACCCACCATAGTCCGTTGGCCGTGGGAACCAAATATCGCGCTCGGCTTGCCGCCTTGAAGATCGTGTAA
- a CDS encoding glycosyltransferase — translation MGSWIASFDLHRVGQGVRSKGAMVGERTSPWHAATGVRPSIEAIERGNGLGSIKTVVSPGVLLIGHPYGVLGIGENIRLSAAACSAAQVPFGIRSVYGEHGVHVAEVHKDFLFMDKISRTGAYRTNVFHLNADEMENARRLLGKNLFADRYNIGYWSWELSHFPEAWHPSLQLVDEVWAPSRFIEQAIADKTASPVIRMPLAVEFPEPNGVRREAFGLPEDRFLFLFFFDFTSYVHRKNPQAVIRAFLQAFPDLSDTRVGLVIKMNGMGLRPKEYQAFLESIDCEDPRIILLDKVLTDRETKSLVKLCDCFLSLHRSEGFGRGLAEAMYLGKPVIATGYSGNLDFTNAHNSCLVDYRLIPVGDQEYPFAKGQKWADPDIEHAVWFMKRVVNEPHYAQTIGQHAADFIKTHHSSRAVGTKYRGRLMALNLLDEL, via the coding sequence ATGGGAAGTTGGATTGCATCCTTCGATTTACATCGCGTGGGGCAAGGAGTCAGATCGAAAGGGGCAATGGTTGGGGAAAGGACGTCGCCTTGGCATGCGGCCACTGGTGTCAGGCCTTCAATAGAGGCAATCGAGCGGGGAAATGGCCTTGGATCCATTAAAACCGTGGTCTCGCCCGGCGTTTTATTAATCGGGCATCCCTATGGGGTACTTGGTATAGGTGAGAATATACGGCTGTCTGCGGCGGCATGTTCGGCGGCACAAGTCCCATTTGGGATTCGAAGTGTTTATGGGGAGCATGGGGTTCACGTTGCCGAGGTCCATAAGGATTTCCTTTTTATGGATAAAATTTCCAGAACTGGAGCTTATCGGACTAATGTATTTCATCTGAATGCAGATGAGATGGAGAATGCCCGAAGGCTCCTGGGCAAGAACCTTTTTGCGGATCGGTATAATATTGGATATTGGTCGTGGGAGTTAAGCCATTTTCCCGAGGCGTGGCATCCGTCGCTTCAATTGGTGGATGAAGTTTGGGCTCCTTCTCGATTTATTGAACAGGCCATTGCCGATAAAACCGCTTCCCCGGTCATCAGGATGCCCTTGGCCGTGGAATTTCCAGAGCCCAACGGTGTGCGCAGGGAGGCCTTCGGATTGCCAGAGGATCGATTTTTGTTTCTCTTTTTTTTCGATTTTACCTCCTATGTCCATCGAAAAAACCCGCAGGCGGTCATTCGGGCTTTTTTGCAGGCTTTTCCCGATCTGTCGGATACGCGAGTCGGATTGGTTATTAAGATGAATGGCATGGGCTTGCGTCCAAAGGAATACCAGGCGTTTCTTGAATCCATTGATTGTGAGGATCCTCGAATCATCTTGCTGGATAAGGTGTTGACTGACCGGGAAACCAAGTCCCTGGTCAAGCTGTGCGATTGTTTTTTGTCCCTGCACCGGTCAGAAGGCTTTGGCCGCGGGCTGGCGGAAGCCATGTATCTCGGGAAGCCGGTGATTGCGACCGGCTATTCGGGGAATCTTGATTTTACCAACGCCCACAATTCGTGCCTGGTTGATTACCGGCTTATTCCAGTCGGGGACCAGGAGTATCCGTTTGCCAAGGGGCAGAAATGGGCGGACCCTGACATTGAGCATGCGGTGTGGTTTATGAAGCGAGTCGTCAATGAGCCGCATTATGCGCAGACAATTGGTCAACATGCGGCGGACTTTATTAAAACCCACCATAGCTCACGGGCGGTGGGTACAAAATATCGAGGGCGACTTATGGCTTTAAACCTGCTTGACGAACTATGA
- a CDS encoding TylF/MycF/NovP-related O-methyltransferase, whose product MKPDLREVEMVFDLFVPPVGGGGGYPVRKCRNVRDGYARGWGLQCGQLRESVRKDALYQEAYRLASGRTVVSEDNRMNIFLILKYFLPYIPFGHIVEFGSYKGGNALFMAYVVDQLYPGRKVFALDTFAGMPATESAIDAHGAGDFQDVDLQELREFADREGVKNVEFIKGLFQETGPSAVDKIGSIVLAHIDCDIYSAVAFSYDLVKPFMVSGGYVVFDDAATSSCLGATEAVEELVIRRDGLHSEQIFPQFVFRSHGV is encoded by the coding sequence ATGAAGCCTGATCTGAGAGAAGTGGAAATGGTCTTTGATTTATTTGTCCCTCCCGTCGGGGGGGGTGGAGGCTACCCCGTCCGGAAGTGCCGAAATGTTCGCGATGGCTATGCCAGAGGGTGGGGATTGCAATGCGGCCAATTGCGCGAGTCGGTTCGGAAGGATGCGTTATATCAAGAGGCATACAGACTGGCTTCCGGCCGGACTGTGGTCTCTGAAGATAACCGGATGAATATTTTCCTGATTCTGAAATATTTTCTTCCCTATATTCCCTTTGGCCACATTGTCGAATTTGGATCGTATAAAGGGGGGAACGCGCTGTTTATGGCTTATGTGGTCGATCAACTGTATCCTGGCAGGAAAGTCTTTGCGCTGGATACTTTTGCAGGAATGCCGGCAACCGAATCGGCTATCGATGCCCACGGAGCAGGAGATTTCCAAGACGTCGATTTGCAGGAGTTGCGAGAATTTGCTGATCGGGAGGGTGTGAAAAATGTTGAGTTTATCAAAGGGTTGTTCCAGGAAACCGGCCCCTCTGCTGTCGACAAGATTGGAAGCATTGTCTTGGCCCATATCGACTGTGATATTTATTCGGCGGTGGCCTTTTCATATGACCTCGTGAAGCCCTTTATGGTTTCAGGTGGGTATGTGGTGTTTGATGATGCGGCCACCTCAAGCTGTTTAGGCGCGACCGAAGCGGTGGAAGAATTGGTGATTCGTCGGGACGGATTGCATAGTGAGCAAATTTTCCCGCAGTTTGTCTTTCGGTCTCATGGAGTGTGA
- a CDS encoding class I SAM-dependent methyltransferase yields MKECSKSIARRLSEPNFINRFFVGKGLDIGGHPDPLGLYQELFCRMEDVRTWDLIDGNAQFLEGVSDETFDFVHSSHCLEHLHDPVVGLRNWFRVLRPGGHLVITVPDEDLYEQGQFPSTFNADHKWTFTIFKMQSWSQQSLNVLDLVRDLGSAAEPVKIEQLISTYRFNLPRYDQTLSSVGECGIEMVIRKRPIAEVEAGGRWSRSSDQPRDEVRIHLNQYRDDLRTLKHFNREKPPFHNDQPL; encoded by the coding sequence ATGAAAGAATGTAGCAAATCGATTGCTCGGCGATTATCCGAGCCAAACTTCATTAACCGGTTTTTCGTCGGGAAGGGTCTGGATATCGGTGGCCATCCCGATCCTTTGGGGTTATATCAGGAATTGTTTTGTCGGATGGAGGATGTGCGAACATGGGACCTGATTGATGGCAATGCGCAGTTTCTTGAGGGTGTGTCGGATGAGACATTCGACTTTGTGCATAGCAGTCATTGCCTGGAGCATCTGCATGATCCTGTCGTAGGACTCCGGAATTGGTTTAGGGTCTTGCGGCCAGGCGGCCATCTCGTCATTACCGTCCCGGATGAAGATTTATATGAACAAGGCCAGTTTCCGAGCACATTTAATGCCGATCATAAATGGACGTTTACCATTTTCAAGATGCAGTCCTGGAGTCAACAGTCTCTGAATGTTCTGGATTTGGTACGTGACCTTGGTTCTGCTGCCGAGCCGGTCAAAATTGAACAACTCATTTCGACGTATCGGTTTAATCTTCCCAGATACGACCAGACCTTGAGTTCGGTTGGGGAATGCGGGATCGAGATGGTCATTCGCAAGCGTCCCATCGCGGAAGTGGAAGCAGGGGGGCGTTGGAGTCGATCCTCAGATCAACCTCGAGACGAAGTGCGGATTCATCTGAATCAGTACCGGGACGATCTTCGGACGCTTAAACATTTTAACCGGGAAAAACCACCGTTTCACAATGACCAGCCGCTTTGA